In the genome of Fulvivirga maritima, one region contains:
- a CDS encoding S8 family peptidase: protein MKHNVSRIFAGLAVALSVCNINVYAQDAVQDSSQVPPKNWFVLDHSSDDYEGVSAEKAYNTVLKNKKSKTVTVAVIDSGVDIDHEDLQGKIWINEDEIAGNGIDDDKNGYVDDRYGWNFIGGKDGNVEEDTYELTRIYNDLKAKYGDVEAKKVKKKNKDEYEYWLKVKKNFEADYEKAEQQYEFYATFHKNLMRYNTLLKLYLDVEKVSMEDLRSLTTNDSTILAARNMVGIILQNVGDEADFEQLDKELAEAEEHFGNQVNFAFNTEFNPRTIVGDDYSDPYEKGYGNSDVKGHDPSHGTHVSGIIAANRDNDLGIKGIANDVKIMVVRAVPDGDERDKDVANAIIYAVDNGAQIINMSFGKSYSPQKEAVDKAVKYAESKGVLLVHAAGNSSKDLDKSNNFPTRKFKDSKETATNWLEIGASAWDDDANFVGSFSNYGKHSVDIFAPGVDIYSTTPDNTYSSFDGTSMAAPATTGVAALLMSYYPELTVDQVKDILTKSAIRFDGLKVTKPGDESLVDFKSLSIYGGEVNAYEAVKLAESMTSK from the coding sequence ATGAAACATAATGTAAGTAGAATCTTTGCGGGGCTGGCAGTCGCATTAAGTGTTTGTAATATAAATGTATACGCTCAGGATGCCGTACAAGACAGCAGTCAGGTTCCCCCAAAGAACTGGTTTGTGCTTGATCACTCCAGTGATGATTATGAAGGTGTAAGTGCAGAAAAGGCTTACAATACCGTTCTTAAAAACAAAAAATCGAAAACCGTAACGGTAGCAGTAATAGACTCAGGTGTGGATATTGACCATGAAGACCTACAAGGTAAAATATGGATCAATGAAGATGAGATTGCCGGAAATGGTATTGATGATGATAAAAATGGCTATGTAGATGATCGATATGGCTGGAATTTTATAGGTGGTAAAGATGGTAACGTAGAAGAAGATACCTATGAGCTTACCAGAATATATAATGACCTAAAGGCAAAATATGGTGATGTAGAAGCCAAAAAGGTAAAAAAGAAGAACAAAGACGAATACGAGTACTGGCTGAAAGTGAAAAAGAACTTTGAGGCTGATTATGAAAAAGCAGAACAGCAGTATGAGTTTTATGCTACTTTCCACAAAAACCTTATGCGCTACAACACTCTACTTAAGCTATATCTGGATGTAGAGAAAGTAAGCATGGAAGATCTAAGATCTCTTACTACTAATGACTCTACCATTCTGGCTGCCAGAAATATGGTAGGTATTATATTACAAAATGTAGGTGATGAAGCAGACTTTGAGCAACTAGACAAAGAATTAGCTGAAGCTGAAGAGCATTTTGGCAATCAGGTAAACTTCGCTTTCAATACTGAATTTAACCCTAGAACTATTGTAGGTGATGACTATAGTGATCCTTACGAAAAAGGATACGGAAACAGTGATGTTAAAGGCCATGATCCTAGCCATGGAACACACGTTTCTGGTATTATAGCTGCCAACAGAGATAATGACTTAGGTATTAAAGGAATTGCCAACGATGTTAAAATCATGGTAGTGAGAGCTGTGCCTGATGGCGATGAAAGAGATAAGGACGTAGCTAACGCTATTATATATGCCGTAGATAACGGAGCTCAGATTATTAACATGAGTTTTGGCAAATCTTATTCTCCACAAAAAGAAGCGGTAGATAAGGCTGTAAAATACGCTGAAAGTAAGGGTGTGCTACTAGTACATGCTGCCGGTAACAGCTCTAAAGATCTTGATAAATCAAATAACTTCCCTACCAGAAAATTTAAAGACTCTAAAGAAACCGCCACTAACTGGTTAGAGATAGGAGCTTCTGCCTGGGATGATGACGCTAACTTTGTAGGCTCATTTAGTAACTACGGTAAGCACTCAGTAGATATTTTTGCTCCTGGAGTAGACATCTACTCTACTACTCCTGATAATACATATAGCTCTTTTGATGGCACAAGTATGGCAGCACCAGCTACTACAGGTGTAGCCGCTCTACTTATGTCATACTACCCTGAGTTAACGGTAGATCAGGTAAAAGATATTCTTACTAAATCAGCGATCCGTTTTGATGGACTAAAAGTAACTAAGCCTGGTGATGAATCATTAGTAGACTTCAAAAGCTTGTCTATCTACGGTGGCGAGGTAAACGCTTATGAAGCAGTGAAATTAGCTGAGTCAATGACCTCAAAATAA